In Granulicella tundricola MP5ACTX9, the following are encoded in one genomic region:
- a CDS encoding LytR/AlgR family response regulator transcription factor — translation MTIRALIVEDEPLAIDRLRSCLAYASELDLVGEARNGAAAVEMIDRFKPDLVFLDIQLPILSGFEVLRSVEYRPAVIFTTAHDEYAVPAFEWGAFDYLLKPFDKERVALALSRFQERSGLSDGGVALVERLDTMESKGALQRFFVKQRGVTIPVDSEHIVAILAEGDYCRVHLENENHLVHLPLREFENRLSSVLFRRVHRSALINIAKVVRIEASGRGANVSMQGGVTAPASRSGLAQLKSLRL, via the coding sequence ATGACGATTCGAGCATTGATCGTTGAAGATGAACCGTTGGCTATTGACCGTCTCCGGAGCTGTCTGGCGTATGCAAGCGAACTCGACCTTGTAGGTGAAGCCAGAAACGGAGCGGCGGCGGTAGAAATGATCGACAGATTCAAGCCGGATCTCGTGTTTCTCGACATCCAACTGCCGATCCTATCTGGGTTCGAGGTGCTCCGCTCTGTCGAATACCGGCCTGCCGTTATTTTCACGACTGCGCACGATGAATACGCTGTGCCAGCATTCGAGTGGGGTGCATTCGATTACCTGCTTAAACCCTTCGACAAGGAACGTGTCGCTCTTGCTCTTAGCCGCTTCCAGGAGCGTAGTGGTCTTTCCGATGGAGGAGTAGCCCTTGTGGAAAGGCTTGACACGATGGAGAGCAAAGGGGCACTACAACGCTTCTTCGTGAAGCAGCGCGGCGTCACCATTCCCGTCGATTCAGAGCATATCGTGGCTATCCTTGCCGAAGGCGATTACTGCAGAGTGCATCTGGAAAATGAGAACCATCTCGTACACCTTCCTTTGCGTGAATTCGAAAACCGCTTAAGTTCCGTCCTATTTCGGCGAGTCCATCGCTCCGCTTTGATCAACATTGCAAAGGTCGTCCGTATCGAAGCTTCAGGCCGTGGAGCAAACGTCTCCATGCAGGGCGGAGTGACCGCCCCAGCGAGCAGGTCAGGTCTAGCGCAGCTAAAGAGCTTGCGTCTTTAG
- a CDS encoding ISNCY family transposase, which yields MGWISMSERDLRRIEVLSDVRAGRRTVVAAAAVLAISERQAFRLLARYEADGGGGLIHKARGRTSNRSHNEGIRKYAVELVKTRYADFGPTLATEVLLDKHQLRIGKETLRRWMMAEGLWLSRTQRRTFHQPRLRRESYGELIQIDGSDHRWFEQRGEPCTLLVFIDDATSKLMQLRFVPSESTDSYFEALNGYLTTHGCPTAFYSDKHTVFRVNRPDAKGGSGMTQFGRALAELNIEILCANSSQAKGRVERANRTLQDRLVKELRMAGICDMTAGNSFLPQFAEEFNNKFSIPAVRTENMHRRLNVQASRLADILCHREQRHVSQQLSLAYDRRQIILERSEMADKLTGQYVEVYDFSDRPLEVRWKGHSLPYRVFSKDQRVSHTAIVENKRLSHALAVVKAQQDIKHQPKIQTNSDKGGYKKRPRQVYGPDYKEIATAPAVEMTA from the coding sequence ATGGGATGGATATCGATGAGCGAGCGCGATCTGAGGCGGATCGAAGTGTTGAGTGACGTGCGGGCTGGGCGTCGGACAGTGGTGGCGGCGGCAGCCGTGCTCGCGATTAGCGAGCGGCAAGCGTTTCGGCTGCTGGCCCGGTACGAAGCCGACGGCGGCGGCGGGCTGATCCACAAGGCACGTGGAAGAACATCGAACCGGAGTCACAACGAAGGCATCCGGAAGTACGCGGTCGAGCTGGTCAAGACCAGGTACGCGGACTTCGGGCCGACGCTGGCGACCGAGGTCTTGCTGGACAAGCATCAGCTCAGGATCGGTAAGGAGACGCTGCGGCGATGGATGATGGCCGAAGGTCTCTGGCTGTCGCGAACGCAACGAAGAACCTTCCACCAACCGCGGCTCAGGCGTGAGAGCTATGGCGAACTGATCCAGATCGATGGCAGCGACCACCGCTGGTTCGAGCAGCGTGGTGAGCCTTGCACGTTGCTGGTCTTCATCGACGATGCCACGAGCAAGCTGATGCAGCTTCGGTTCGTGCCGAGCGAGAGTACGGACTCTTACTTCGAGGCGCTGAACGGATATCTCACAACGCATGGCTGCCCTACCGCCTTTTACTCCGACAAGCACACCGTCTTCCGGGTAAACCGGCCGGATGCCAAGGGCGGTTCGGGGATGACGCAGTTCGGGCGAGCACTCGCAGAACTCAACATCGAGATCCTCTGCGCGAACTCAAGCCAGGCAAAAGGCCGCGTGGAGCGGGCGAACCGCACGCTGCAGGATCGTCTGGTGAAGGAACTGCGCATGGCTGGCATCTGTGACATGACCGCCGGCAACTCGTTCCTGCCGCAGTTCGCCGAGGAGTTCAACAACAAGTTCTCAATACCCGCAGTAAGGACTGAGAACATGCATCGCCGGTTGAACGTACAGGCATCCCGGCTTGCGGACATCCTGTGCCATCGCGAACAGCGGCACGTGAGCCAACAGCTTAGTCTGGCCTACGACCGCAGGCAGATCATCCTGGAACGCAGTGAGATGGCAGACAAGCTGACAGGCCAGTACGTCGAGGTCTATGACTTTAGCGATCGACCGCTCGAGGTCCGATGGAAAGGCCACTCGCTTCCCTATCGCGTCTTCAGCAAGGACCAGCGTGTGAGTCACACGGCCATCGTTGAGAACAAGCGGCTCAGCCACGCACTCGCCGTCGTGAAGGCGCAGCAAGATATAAAGCATCAACCGAAGATCCAAACAAATAGCGACAAGGGCGGATATAAGAAGCGGCCACGCCAAGTGTACGGACCAGACTACAAGGAAATCGCGACGGCGCCCGCGGTGGAAATGACGGCCTGA
- a CDS encoding DUF3224 domain-containing protein produces the protein MSMKQTLKKWFVSSVVLLAGAGFVYGQSTEGKRLMNHATGPFEVKVVPSGHTPSGSEEFGEMSFTKVLSGNMVGTSKGLMLTSSTSSSGAMAYVALETVTASLHGSSGTFVLMHNATTRKGEPEADSLHIVVVPGSGTGALTGITGTLVIQKGAQGNHFYSFEYDLP, from the coding sequence ATGAGTATGAAGCAGACATTGAAAAAGTGGTTCGTCTCGTCCGTCGTCCTCCTCGCAGGCGCGGGCTTTGTTTATGGTCAATCCACAGAAGGGAAACGCCTTATGAATCATGCGACCGGCCCATTCGAGGTGAAGGTTGTTCCTTCCGGGCACACGCCAAGCGGAAGCGAAGAGTTTGGAGAGATGAGCTTCACTAAGGTGCTCTCGGGAAACATGGTGGGCACGAGCAAGGGCCTGATGCTCACCAGTTCCACCAGCAGCAGCGGTGCCATGGCTTACGTCGCCTTGGAGACCGTGACCGCCTCTCTCCATGGAAGCAGTGGGACATTTGTTTTGATGCACAATGCGACTACCCGGAAGGGAGAACCTGAAGCTGACTCTCTCCACATCGTTGTCGTTCCAGGCTCAGGGACAGGTGCGCTGACGGGGATCACTGGAACCCTTGTCATCCAGAAGGGCGCTCAAGGAAACCATTTTTACAGCTTCGAATACGATCTCCCGTAA
- a CDS encoding sensor histidine kinase: MSLQTLIVTHRWRYNPWGIYAAQWQAFSGLMVYGTLIGFSYMVQAQERARLEERLRMEAEALRIRSDLSALRSQLNPHFLFNTLNSVIALVGTDSLKAEQALLSLSSMLRYALSSHSEIEEAEVTFEEELRFTEAYLSLEKLRLGDRLRIERSIDPATLLLELPSLTLQPLVENAIKHSISKRPTGGTLAIRASARHGDLNIEVWDDGEGVSSENIAKSSGLGLKTVRRRVELYYESLGSMTVSSTPEAGTTVSLRLPQDESLPLTS; encoded by the coding sequence ATGTCCCTTCAAACTCTGATCGTTACGCACCGCTGGCGCTACAATCCATGGGGAATCTATGCAGCGCAGTGGCAGGCCTTCAGCGGGTTAATGGTCTACGGAACCCTGATTGGCTTCTCCTACATGGTGCAAGCACAAGAGCGGGCACGCCTGGAGGAGAGACTTCGCATGGAGGCTGAAGCTCTGCGAATCCGCTCCGATCTTAGCGCGCTCCGGTCACAGCTAAACCCTCACTTCCTCTTCAATACGCTCAACTCAGTCATCGCTCTCGTAGGAACTGATTCACTGAAAGCCGAACAGGCCCTTCTGAGTCTGTCGTCAATGCTCCGGTATGCATTGTCCTCGCACAGTGAGATTGAAGAAGCGGAGGTGACCTTTGAAGAGGAATTACGTTTCACCGAAGCCTATCTCTCATTGGAGAAGCTGCGGCTTGGTGACCGGCTTCGAATCGAGCGTTCCATCGACCCCGCGACGCTGCTTCTGGAGTTGCCTTCACTCACCTTGCAGCCTCTCGTAGAGAATGCGATCAAGCACAGCATTTCCAAACGTCCGACAGGAGGAACGCTTGCCATCCGAGCCAGTGCTCGGCATGGGGATCTAAACATCGAAGTTTGGGACGATGGCGAGGGGGTATCTTCTGAGAACATTGCGAAAAGCAGCGGCCTTGGGCTAAAAACCGTGAGGCGGCGAGTCGAGCTTTATTACGAGAGTCTCGGAAGTATGACGGTCAGCTCAACCCCTGAAGCTGGCACGACGGTCTCGTTACGCCTGCCTCAGGATGAATCTCTACCTCTTACGTCATGA
- a CDS encoding ISL3 family transposase has product MREGTLIPDIAEVELISLGRVAGAIEMRLKTCRVSATCPACGTSCRKVHSRYGRRLADLPWHGVPVVIHLQTRRFFCLEPGCRRKVFTEPLPGTVSRYGRRSCRSSEALRWMTLSLGGRAGARLAERLGLLASRSTLLRELHHRRPAAVVQAPRVLGIDDWAWRKGHRYGTILCDLETRKVVDLLPDRDANTVAAWLRRHPGTEIISRDRGGIYAEAARRAAPQAMQVADRWHLLRNLSEALCRAIAPHHRLFSQAARASRLEDLAPAPPSVAPWSQRELLVQQANRQRRYERWQQVRELFLKTGAPDQELARQLGIDHRTVKKFRIAEVYPEAKPRVRESIVDDHASYLDRRLREGCRSSTILWRELRKLGFQGQVNSVRYWLRQRRSYRTRAASPPQRPALRASPRQVVWLILKAAPFAKDMLEEVYQTSPEISQLAQLATSFFRIFRERDLAALTPWLEAAHGTALAAFAAGLERDFDAVREALRLPWSQGHVEGQVHRLKLIKRQMYGRAGFELLRLRVLQQG; this is encoded by the coding sequence ATGCGTGAAGGAACGCTGATCCCTGATATTGCAGAAGTCGAGTTGATCAGTCTTGGCCGCGTCGCCGGGGCGATCGAGATGCGGTTGAAGACGTGCCGTGTCTCTGCCACGTGTCCGGCTTGTGGAACTTCCTGTCGGAAGGTGCATAGCCGGTACGGCCGGCGCCTGGCGGACCTGCCATGGCACGGCGTTCCGGTCGTGATTCATTTGCAGACGCGAAGGTTCTTCTGCCTTGAGCCGGGTTGCCGGCGCAAGGTCTTTACGGAACCTCTGCCGGGTACGGTGTCGCGCTATGGACGAAGGAGTTGCCGGTCAAGCGAGGCTTTGCGCTGGATGACGCTTTCGCTGGGCGGACGAGCGGGAGCGAGACTGGCGGAGCGTTTGGGTCTGCTGGCGAGCCGGTCAACGCTGCTGCGTGAGCTTCATCACCGCAGACCTGCGGCCGTGGTCCAGGCTCCGCGCGTGCTGGGCATCGACGACTGGGCATGGCGCAAGGGCCATCGCTACGGCACGATCCTATGCGATCTTGAGACGCGCAAGGTGGTCGACCTGCTTCCCGACCGCGACGCCAACACGGTGGCCGCATGGCTTCGCCGGCATCCTGGGACAGAGATCATCAGCCGCGACCGCGGCGGTATCTACGCCGAGGCCGCTCGCAGGGCGGCCCCTCAAGCTATGCAGGTAGCGGACCGCTGGCACCTGTTGCGCAACCTCAGTGAAGCGCTGTGCCGCGCGATTGCTCCGCATCACCGCCTCTTCTCGCAAGCAGCAAGAGCCAGCCGCCTTGAGGATCTCGCACCCGCTCCACCTTCTGTCGCTCCATGGAGCCAGCGCGAACTGCTGGTTCAACAAGCCAACCGGCAGAGACGATATGAGCGGTGGCAGCAGGTGCGGGAACTCTTCCTGAAGACAGGCGCTCCGGATCAGGAACTCGCACGGCAGCTTGGCATCGATCATCGAACAGTGAAGAAGTTCAGAATCGCTGAAGTGTATCCGGAAGCGAAGCCCCGGGTTCGTGAGTCCATAGTCGACGACCATGCAAGCTATCTCGATCGGCGGCTGAGAGAAGGTTGTCGCAGTTCAACAATACTCTGGCGTGAGCTACGAAAGCTGGGCTTCCAAGGACAGGTGAACAGCGTGCGCTATTGGCTTCGGCAGCGCCGTAGTTACCGGACCCGAGCTGCAAGCCCACCACAACGACCGGCTCTGCGTGCCTCGCCACGACAGGTCGTGTGGCTCATCCTCAAGGCCGCGCCTTTCGCAAAGGATATGCTGGAAGAGGTGTATCAAACGTCACCCGAGATCAGCCAGCTCGCTCAGCTTGCCACGAGCTTCTTCCGCATCTTCCGCGAACGCGACCTGGCAGCGCTGACGCCATGGCTTGAAGCCGCACACGGTACCGCCCTGGCAGCCTTCGCTGCTGGTCTGGAAAGAGACTTCGACGCCGTACGCGAAGCTCTTAGACTGCCATGGAGCCAGGGTCATGTCGAGGGCCAGGTGCATCGGCTCAAGCTCATCAAACGCCAGATGTACGGCAGAGCCGGCTTCGAGTTGCTACGCTTGCGCGTGCTCCAGCAGGGCTGA
- a CDS encoding YybH family protein → MAFQHAKCRVRPKKQTIVAISLLSLAFATAVGENTGKPADIKQIQQLQKRYVASIDGADLALVDQVWSHSPDVIFVEPLGTERGLLQVEGFVRNTFGKMFSKRNLQLENPSIHVYGDTAWSEMTWTFDATLRDGEKPLVTKGRETRVLRKENGAWHIIAIHYSGLPVNGKLQGF, encoded by the coding sequence ATAGCCTTTCAACATGCGAAATGCCGAGTACGTCCCAAAAAGCAGACCATCGTTGCAATCAGTCTGCTCTCGCTCGCCTTCGCGACGGCAGTTGGTGAGAACACCGGCAAGCCCGCCGATATTAAGCAGATTCAGCAATTGCAGAAGCGCTACGTCGCATCGATCGACGGGGCCGATCTCGCCTTGGTCGATCAGGTCTGGTCACACTCCCCTGACGTGATCTTTGTGGAACCGCTTGGAACGGAGCGCGGGCTGCTCCAGGTAGAGGGTTTTGTGCGGAACACTTTCGGCAAAATGTTTTCCAAGCGTAACCTGCAGCTGGAAAATCCGTCTATTCACGTCTACGGCGACACGGCATGGTCCGAAATGACTTGGACCTTTGACGCGACCCTCCGTGACGGTGAAAAGCCTTTGGTCACCAAGGGCCGCGAGACGCGGGTTTTACGAAAAGAAAACGGAGCATGGCACATCATTGCCATTCACTACTCCGGCCTACCTGTGAACGGCAAGCTGCAGGGATTCTAG
- a CDS encoding DUF6597 domain-containing transcriptional factor, whose protein sequence is MQESGYAVSPPRGVMKRAQAGVSGAFTHRRVKPPPRLSHCLEHFWMVQWDIRSGSPQVQETLPHPNVHLAFTRSFDERVSSSTVAEVHGVKSSKFSRYLEGQAWVFGVKFRPGGFRCFSDQSASVLTERVVPAARVFGAGLQCIAERLSPSNAVDQISSFLEEFAITRDPQAEFAGQLTDLIAADSTLTKVSAFAKRAGTSVRSLERLFDR, encoded by the coding sequence ATGCAGGAATCGGGCTACGCTGTTTCTCCGCCAAGAGGTGTCATGAAAAGAGCGCAAGCCGGCGTAAGCGGAGCCTTTACGCATCGTCGTGTGAAGCCGCCTCCACGCCTCTCACATTGCCTAGAGCACTTCTGGATGGTGCAGTGGGACATTCGCTCCGGAAGTCCGCAAGTGCAGGAGACGCTTCCCCATCCAAACGTCCATCTCGCGTTTACACGGAGCTTCGATGAACGAGTTTCATCAAGCACCGTTGCAGAAGTACACGGCGTGAAATCCTCAAAATTCTCGAGATACCTTGAAGGACAGGCATGGGTTTTCGGGGTCAAGTTCAGGCCAGGTGGATTCCGCTGCTTTTCCGATCAGTCCGCCTCGGTTCTGACGGAGCGTGTCGTTCCAGCCGCGCGGGTCTTCGGAGCCGGATTGCAGTGCATAGCTGAGAGGCTTAGCCCTTCTAACGCCGTAGATCAGATATCCAGTTTTCTAGAAGAGTTCGCAATCACTCGTGACCCACAAGCCGAGTTCGCCGGTCAACTCACAGACCTGATTGCGGCAGACTCTACCCTGACGAAAGTGTCCGCTTTTGCAAAGAGAGCCGGTACGAGCGTTCGGTCCCTCGAACGTCTATTCGACCGATAG
- a CDS encoding HU family DNA-binding protein: MATKKAVAKKTAVPAKKAVGKKAVSTKVAVGSKGAVQKMSKIQVIRYMAEKTELPVGQCAAFLAGLVELALMQTKKNGEFTIPGLGKLVKSQRAARIGRNPATGESIRIAAKTTVKLRISKAAKDVVVPPKK, from the coding sequence GTGGCGACGAAGAAAGCAGTAGCGAAGAAAACAGCGGTTCCCGCGAAGAAGGCCGTAGGAAAGAAGGCAGTGTCCACCAAGGTTGCGGTCGGTTCGAAGGGAGCCGTGCAGAAAATGAGCAAGATCCAGGTTATCCGGTACATGGCTGAAAAAACGGAGCTTCCAGTCGGTCAGTGTGCAGCATTCCTTGCGGGACTGGTTGAACTGGCTCTCATGCAGACCAAAAAGAATGGTGAGTTCACAATTCCAGGTCTAGGCAAGCTCGTAAAGTCTCAGCGTGCAGCCCGCATAGGCCGCAACCCGGCCACCGGCGAGTCGATCAGGATTGCGGCCAAGACGACCGTAAAGTTGCGGATCTCGAAAGCTGCTAAGGATGTTGTCGTCCCACCCAAGAAGTAG
- a CDS encoding DUF2306 domain-containing protein yields the protein MVLTNVKRDDLVINQGDRAMHTDPLWMKVFLTVHVSAGMVSFILAPVALATAKGGTQHRRWGMVYLWSMGVVSCTALPMALFRPVLFLALVSVVSAYLAFSGYRVLKLKDLASGGSARPIDWVAACVALAGSVSLVALGWLRPAAVQHMQVVAILLGSLGTRGIIADLWRFVRRPTDKMFWWYSHLTKFIASYIAAWTAFSTATLSHFFRHAGIILWLWPAAIGVPAIVLTTAYYKRKFAARKPPTLATGLAAA from the coding sequence ATGGTGCTCACCAACGTAAAGCGCGATGATCTCGTTATCAACCAAGGAGACCGCGCCATGCACACCGACCCACTCTGGATGAAAGTCTTTCTCACTGTTCACGTGTCCGCCGGTATGGTGTCGTTCATCCTTGCGCCCGTAGCTTTGGCGACTGCAAAGGGCGGCACGCAGCATCGGCGCTGGGGTATGGTTTACCTCTGGTCCATGGGAGTGGTGTCGTGTACAGCTCTGCCGATGGCCCTGTTTCGCCCCGTGCTCTTCCTCGCACTGGTCTCGGTGGTTAGCGCGTATCTCGCCTTCTCCGGATATCGTGTTCTGAAGTTGAAGGATCTAGCCAGCGGCGGTTCAGCACGACCGATCGATTGGGTGGCCGCCTGTGTTGCTCTTGCGGGATCGGTTTCACTGGTTGCCTTGGGATGGCTACGTCCAGCAGCGGTGCAGCATATGCAAGTGGTCGCGATACTGCTCGGTAGTCTAGGCACGCGTGGGATCATCGCCGACCTCTGGCGTTTTGTTCGAAGACCAACCGACAAGATGTTCTGGTGGTACTCGCATCTGACGAAGTTCATCGCCAGCTACATTGCGGCCTGGACCGCTTTCTCCACCGCCACCCTTAGCCACTTCTTCCGGCATGCCGGAATCATCCTATGGCTATGGCCCGCAGCAATAGGAGTTCCAGCTATCGTTCTCACTACGGCCTACTACAAACGAAAGTTTGCCGCTCGTAAGCCACCCACTCTTGCTACCGGCCTTGCTGCCGCTTAA
- a CDS encoding TonB-dependent receptor produces MRCFLSYLSLVCLSVPALRAQSCPDTGTLSGVVFDATNAVVRGASVEAVGLDGSVRITSSGPDGRWTLLCVAPSVYRVEVGSQGFQSRETVALRVQINRVTTLSTQLQIASVTESLNVDGEDNAAKSGGSNVLTASQLDGLAEDPDDLQRQLQALAAASGGLPGSALITVDGFQSPSTLPPKSAIQEVRISPDMFSAEYEYPPYAGGRIEVFTKPGQDRIHGAIFGVLGSHVWNASDPFSTTGTPADKQREGFEFSGPLLSRKRADFALDLDHRSIDENAVVNATVLSTTGTPTLFNQTVATPQRLWLANARTGWQIGSKDTLAISFGANNNSTENKGVGGLTLQENGAFGRVSEYDLRAVNTTFIAKDLLHSTRVGFSWKTTEQTPNSTGPQLSIAGAFTGGGSSIGSLHNQERDLEFDDEIYLSLKRHTVKWGVQLLGAFINDANPDTFNGAYLFGGGSAPALDGSGATLNITGLEQYRRALAGLPGGRPTTYSQTSGIAEVPLEQWTIAAYIQDDWKLITRLSLSAGLRYFSQTAPNVSDGIAPRVGAAYAFGKKKTWILHARTGLFYAPVGSPISLETVRLDGQRQRSLTVYSPQYNDPFGTPASTPPIERQRRFEDGIGITPSSQSQLSVEQTFFKSWAVNANVYYTASWGVLRSFNANAPLIFSASNDPAAAPRPLAANLNLFEYGRTGRFAGPFAFLGVSHFAQRFSLISGCLYNGFRTNADNPNLFPQSTYEKSRDWARPTGSPTHSLFAVIIYSLPFKIGSTTNLSVSSGAPYDVTTGFDNNGDGVFNDRPSSVTATGTGVYATPFGLLSTNGVNGDLQRNIGTMPATIHLDLSLNRSFTFKEKHGSVLHQQTLRFDARAANLLNHANYTAADGIVGTPQFGRAVAADYGRRLEFGVRLSF; encoded by the coding sequence ATGCGCTGCTTCCTCTCATATCTCTCTCTTGTGTGTCTCTCCGTTCCAGCCCTTCGAGCGCAGAGCTGTCCTGATACAGGAACTCTCTCGGGCGTCGTCTTCGATGCTACGAATGCTGTTGTTCGAGGTGCCAGCGTTGAGGCAGTGGGGTTAGATGGGAGCGTTCGAATCACATCATCGGGACCCGATGGTCGCTGGACCCTATTGTGCGTTGCGCCAAGTGTCTACCGGGTTGAGGTAGGCTCTCAAGGATTTCAGAGTAGAGAGACTGTCGCCTTACGTGTTCAGATCAACAGGGTCACCACGCTCTCGACACAACTTCAGATTGCCTCCGTAACAGAAAGCCTGAACGTCGATGGCGAAGATAACGCAGCCAAGTCGGGAGGGTCAAACGTCCTCACCGCGTCGCAGCTTGACGGGCTTGCTGAAGATCCCGATGATTTGCAGCGGCAACTTCAAGCTCTAGCGGCCGCGTCAGGCGGCTTGCCAGGTTCGGCGCTCATCACTGTAGATGGATTTCAGAGTCCGTCAACTCTGCCGCCGAAATCGGCCATTCAGGAAGTTCGCATCAGCCCCGACATGTTCTCAGCAGAATACGAATATCCGCCTTATGCCGGTGGACGAATCGAAGTCTTCACCAAACCGGGCCAGGACAGAATTCATGGCGCTATCTTCGGTGTTCTCGGATCGCATGTATGGAATGCAAGCGATCCATTCAGCACGACGGGAACCCCGGCTGACAAACAAAGAGAAGGTTTTGAGTTCAGTGGCCCCCTACTGAGTCGCAAACGAGCTGACTTTGCTTTGGACCTCGACCACCGCAGCATCGATGAGAATGCTGTAGTGAATGCCACTGTACTTTCAACGACCGGCACACCAACTCTTTTCAATCAGACGGTCGCTACCCCGCAGCGTTTGTGGCTGGCGAATGCTCGCACCGGCTGGCAGATAGGCTCCAAAGACACACTGGCGATCTCCTTCGGAGCGAACAACAACAGCACCGAAAATAAGGGCGTCGGCGGTCTCACTCTCCAAGAAAACGGGGCCTTCGGGCGCGTCTCAGAATACGATTTGCGAGCCGTAAACACGACCTTTATCGCAAAAGACCTCCTACATTCCACAAGGGTTGGTTTCAGTTGGAAGACCACGGAGCAAACGCCAAATTCAACCGGCCCACAGCTTTCGATCGCGGGAGCATTCACCGGAGGCGGATCGAGCATTGGATCACTCCATAATCAGGAACGCGATCTTGAGTTTGACGATGAGATCTACCTTTCTCTGAAACGGCATACGGTCAAATGGGGCGTGCAGCTCCTTGGTGCCTTCATCAACGATGCAAACCCCGATACGTTCAACGGTGCGTACCTGTTCGGTGGAGGCTCAGCCCCAGCTCTAGATGGGTCTGGGGCAACCCTGAATATCACAGGTTTAGAACAGTACCGGCGGGCTCTCGCAGGACTTCCCGGTGGCCGTCCAACAACCTACTCGCAGACCTCCGGCATAGCCGAAGTCCCTTTGGAACAATGGACGATTGCCGCCTACATTCAAGATGACTGGAAGCTCATCACACGATTATCTCTATCTGCTGGCTTGCGTTATTTCAGCCAAACGGCACCGAATGTGAGCGACGGCATAGCTCCCCGCGTAGGTGCCGCTTACGCTTTCGGCAAGAAGAAAACCTGGATTCTTCACGCTCGCACCGGGCTTTTCTATGCACCGGTTGGTTCACCCATAAGCCTTGAGACCGTGCGTTTAGACGGTCAGCGGCAACGAAGCCTCACAGTTTATTCGCCTCAGTACAACGACCCGTTTGGAACGCCGGCAAGCACGCCACCCATCGAACGCCAGCGTAGGTTTGAAGATGGAATCGGCATCACGCCTTCTTCGCAATCTCAGCTAAGCGTAGAGCAAACTTTCTTCAAAAGTTGGGCCGTGAATGCCAACGTCTACTACACCGCATCTTGGGGAGTGCTTCGATCATTCAATGCTAACGCCCCTCTAATCTTCAGTGCTTCGAATGATCCAGCAGCCGCACCGCGCCCCTTGGCCGCAAACCTCAACCTCTTCGAATACGGCAGGACCGGAAGGTTTGCGGGTCCGTTCGCCTTTCTGGGCGTGAGCCACTTCGCGCAACGCTTCAGTCTTATTTCAGGCTGTTTATACAACGGCTTTCGAACGAATGCGGACAATCCCAATCTTTTTCCTCAAAGCACCTATGAGAAGAGCCGTGATTGGGCACGTCCGACGGGATCTCCTACGCACAGCCTCTTTGCAGTCATCATTTACTCTCTTCCCTTCAAGATCGGCAGCACTACGAACCTATCCGTCTCAAGCGGTGCGCCGTATGACGTGACCACAGGTTTTGACAACAACGGGGACGGGGTATTCAACGACCGCCCTTCCTCAGTCACAGCCACCGGGACCGGCGTCTACGCGACCCCCTTTGGGCTGCTCTCCACAAACGGGGTGAACGGAGATCTGCAGAGGAATATTGGAACCATGCCGGCCACCATTCATCTTGATCTTTCCTTAAATCGCTCCTTCACGTTCAAGGAAAAGCATGGTTCGGTCCTCCACCAGCAAACGCTGCGCTTCGATGCTCGAGCTGCCAATCTCCTTAATCACGCCAACTACACAGCGGCTGACGGGATCGTCGGTACTCCGCAATTTGGGCGGGCCGTTGCTGCCGACTATGGTAGACGCCTTGAGTTCGGGGTTCGGCTCAGCTTCTAA